Sequence from the Seriola aureovittata isolate HTS-2021-v1 ecotype China chromosome 6, ASM2101889v1, whole genome shotgun sequence genome:
GCTAATTTAAAACCACTTGCTGGACACTCTATCAGATATCATCACCTCCATTAACTGGAGGTTACCGGGGACGTTACAGGGGGAGCAGCAGGCCCGTTGGTGTGCAGGGGTTGTTAAGATGAGGGAACGCCCAGCACCAACCCAGTCAATGTTATTTGGAATCCACAGACATTTGCAGGGACACCTCCGTCTATCTAACGTCTGTATTAGATGACACTCTTGACACTTACACTGTGGTAAAGAAATGCCACAGGTGAATAACAACAGTCCGTTTGTTGACAGTAGAATCTCTGTGGAGGGCAGATAGAGAGACGGTGTGGGCTTGTAGTCTTTACGGTCGCATTACATGCAAGATGAAAGATAAGTCATTTGGTAAACCTCACCCTCTTCCCACAGGCGGATTTCTTGAAAGGACTTCCTGTCTATAATAAGACCAACTTCAGCAGGTTTCATGCAGACTCTGTTTGTAAAGCATCTGTAAGTAGCCTATGATAATCTTTATTTCCTCAGACTGTCATTAATCCCACCGAATATTTGTTATAGAGTAGATGTGTAGCAGTGCTCATATATCAAGATCAAAAATGATGTGATAATTCCCTAAGTAAATAGACAAAAACAGTGCATAAGTAGAATGCACAGCTGCAATTTGTaacctctctttcctctgctgttgCAGAATCGGAGGCCCTCTGTGTACCTTCCAACACGTGAATACCCCTCTGAACAGAGTAAGTACCAATCTCACGGTAAATAGTTTGATAGAATAATCATAAATATTAAAAGGACAGTCAGCTGTTATTAACAGAAGCCGTTGTTGTGGTTAGTCACTGATGTATTTTCAACAAATACATCATTCTGTGGTTTTGACTGTGCGGTAAACTGATGAGCTTTAAACATAATTTGTCAGTAATATGCGGGCTGTGCTTGCTCTACAGTTATTGTAACAGAGAAGACCAACATCCTACTGCGTTACCTCCATCAGCAGTGGGACAAAAAGGTGAGCATGTGCATTTCTTTTGAGTTAATTTCCTAAGTCTAGCTTCATTTATTGACTGTCATTCTCTGAGTCTTTTTCAGGTCTGTTTATTATGAGCCTCATAATACAATGATTAATCTTTGGTCTTTAGTAGCTTGAATGTTATTAAAAAGAAACTGTAATTTTTACTGACTGATGTATAATCCTTCGTGTCAAACAGAATGCagcaaaaaaaagggaacaggAACAAGGTGAGGGCGACAGCCCAGCACCCCCAAGGAAGATCGCCAGGACAGATAGCCAAGAGATGAATGAGGActcataagtgtgtgtgtgtgtgtgtgtgtgtgtgtgtgtgtgtgtgtgtgtgtgtgtgtgtgtgtgtgtgtgtgtgtgtgtgtgtgtgtgtgcgcgcgtgcgcgtgtgtgtgtgtgagagagtgtgtgtgtgtgtgagagagagagagagaatgtgtgtgtgtttgcgtataCAGGGTATAGCCAACAGAAACtaccaaaaacaaaagataatcCCCACCCGAATAGAGACTTCTGACCATTCTGTACTGTGGCAGGATGCCTTTCCTGTCATGAAATTAAGTGTCACTCATAAGAAATTAGGGAAATTCCTATCAACAAAGCAGTCATTAATGGTGAAAAGATTGAGTGCATGAAAACATCTCAAAGTCAGCGTTAGTCACTGACATTGACAGAACCATCACCAGGGAGGGAACTTTATACTGGTGTCTTTTAATTAATATTGGCTATTCCCTGGGTGGGTTAGTGTACgtgtatatgtttgtatgcatgctgagctgtgagtgtgtgtgtttattgtgtgctgtactgtgcatgtgtatgaggTGAGTGAATAGTTGTCAGAGTAGATTTAAGATCAGAGATGGACTTGACAGATAAAGTCAGACACTACCCTTATAATCAGTCTCATAACTGGTACATGACTTGTGTAGCCTTCTGTCTCCTGGAGAGTCTGTCCTGATTTGTGCAGAGATAACattttgttactgttttaattttattataactATTATTGTTTATGTATGGCAATGAGCTTCCTGCCAGCCACAGTGCCCGCCCTCTCAGTTTCACTGCCCACTCTGCAACCACATGGGGGCATTGCAACATTTCTCCACTGTTTGAATCAACAGAACCAACAATGCACTGTGAAGAACAGCACAAAGTAGAAGCAACTCTTCCccttagatgtgtgtgtgtgtggtgaatatGCATATCTTCATTCTATTCTGGGACTTGTGCTTGTAGGATTAATGTTGTGTTGGTGTCTCTGAGATATATTTTTACATCTAGCACCACCATCTGGCCAATCGAAGCTAGTAAGAAAGGGTTTGGCCTTGAGTTTTAGCTTCTCTGTCATCAAaggatgtaaaagaaaaagaaggaaaaagttACATCCAACTATGAAAATGTTAATCATATTGTTGGATTTTCAGTTGCAC
This genomic interval carries:
- the dda1 gene encoding DET1- and DDB1-associated protein 1, with amino-acid sequence MEKADFLKGLPVYNKTNFSRFHADSVCKASNRRPSVYLPTREYPSEQIIVTEKTNILLRYLHQQWDKKNAAKKREQEQGEGDSPAPPRKIARTDSQEMNEDS